In a single window of the Cydia amplana chromosome 4, ilCydAmpl1.1, whole genome shotgun sequence genome:
- the LOC134647314 gene encoding uncharacterized protein LOC134647314 has translation MAALFCFTIWMLVSSSQSISSKLDFDETGESSSSIMTNTSQLNDEDVEVKHTIVVSTKLKNNNRRGLHSSNDGDSRALTYNIGHTANKQEDSSEVPIFYGLKSVETTQLRTPDSRFKNRVYPDSVFINRNIRNDYDHYPNSATNPMAWKPSNFFNNINWRNPDSENQVYNPRSNPGTVKFHRKITDDGMKEFYCRKCQEFSRGLNPVQSPKGCIQGRNAWIYETTTPKMKIDGKLAKLN, from the exons ATGGCTGCTCTCTTCTGCTTCACCATTTGGA TGTTAGTGTCATCGAGTCAAAGTATTTCATCAAAATTGGACTTTGATGAGACTGGTGAATCATCTTCCTCCATAATGACGAATACAAGCCAACTCAACGATGAGGATGTAGAAGTGAAACACACTATAGTTGTGTCTACCAAACTCAAGAATAATAATAGGAGAGGCTTACATTCTTCAAATGATG GGGACTCGAGAGCGTTAACATACAACATAGGCCATACAGCAAACAAACAAGAAGATAGCAGTGAAGTGCCCATCTTCTACGGCCTAAAATCTGTTGAAACCACGCAATTAAGAACACCCGACTCCCGTTTCAAGAATAGAGTTTATCCTGACTCCGTATTCATAAATAGAAACATCCGAAATGACTATGACCACTATCCCAACTCTGCAACAAACCCAATGGCATGGAAACCTTCGAATTTCTTCAATAATATAAATTGGAGGAATCCAGACAGTGAGAATCAAGTTTATAATCCGAGATCGAATCCGGGAACAGTGAAATTTCACAGGAAAATTACCGATGACGGTatgaaggaattttattgtagaaaatgtcaggaatttagCAGAGGACTCAACCCTGTACAAAGTCCGAAAGGCTGCATTCAGGGCAGAAATGCTTGGATTTACGAAACGACTACGCCGAAGATGAAAATTGACGGGAAATTGGCCAAATTAAACTAA